A single window of Caldicellulosiruptor bescii DSM 6725 DNA harbors:
- a CDS encoding DUF1646 family protein has product MIAGLIILLLVILFIPFLVKAVEHNLEYFLFVMGIIGVIISKQMNLKLFEHILQNKLLYYITFAVLIAGMLFFFFRNKINRLIDVLTNKISIQIFTFIIIVILGLSSSFITAIIASLLLTEIMHHTPLERNTKLKVIVLACFAIGFGAALTPVGEPLATITISKLKADFFYLARAIGFEIIITILLMAFLAALIVKKANKVDKDEYIENTEGIKDVFLRAFKVFVFVFALELLGTAFKPLIDLYIIKLDAKILYWVNMISAIVDNATLAAAEVSKEMTNEQVRAIILGMIISGGMLIPGNIPNIISAGKFKIKSKEWAKIGVPMGLILMVIYFIMVFIVKV; this is encoded by the coding sequence ATGATTGCAGGATTAATAATTCTGCTATTGGTTATTTTATTTATACCTTTTTTAGTAAAAGCAGTTGAACACAATTTAGAATATTTCTTATTTGTAATGGGTATTATTGGTGTTATTATTTCTAAACAGATGAATTTAAAGTTATTTGAACACATACTTCAAAATAAATTACTCTACTATATAACTTTTGCAGTTTTAATAGCAGGAATGTTGTTTTTCTTCTTTAGAAATAAAATTAACAGATTAATAGATGTGCTGACTAATAAAATTTCAATTCAAATATTTACTTTTATTATAATTGTTATCTTGGGTTTAAGTTCAAGTTTTATTACTGCGATAATTGCTTCATTATTATTAACCGAAATTATGCATCATACACCGCTTGAGAGAAATACCAAATTAAAAGTTATTGTATTAGCATGTTTTGCAATAGGATTTGGAGCAGCATTAACGCCAGTGGGTGAACCATTGGCGACTATTACTATTTCAAAGCTCAAAGCTGATTTTTTCTATTTAGCAAGGGCAATTGGATTTGAAATTATTATCACAATATTACTTATGGCATTTTTGGCAGCCTTGATTGTTAAAAAGGCAAATAAAGTTGATAAAGATGAATATATAGAAAATACAGAAGGTATTAAAGATGTTTTTTTGAGGGCATTTAAGGTTTTTGTATTTGTGTTTGCACTTGAGCTTTTAGGAACAGCTTTCAAACCATTGATAGATTTGTACATTATAAAGTTGGATGCAAAAATTCTTTACTGGGTAAATATGATTTCTGCTATAGTGGACAACGCAACCTTGGCAGCAGCTGAAGTTTCTAAAGAAATGACGAATGAACAGGTGAGGGCGATTATTCTTGGAATGATTATAAGCGGAGGAATGTTAATACCTGGTAATATCCCAAACATAATATCAGCAGGGAAATTTAAAATAAAAAGCAAAGAGTGGGCGAAAATTGGAGTTCCAATGGGTTTGATTTTAATGGTCATTTATTTTATTATGGTGTTTATAGTTAAGGTGTAA
- a CDS encoding Mini-ribonuclease 3: MDILKTYLEESEDRLLSPLVYAYIGDAVYELFVRNKIVAENPDLTPYLYYLRTTMYVKASSQAMAIKKIYEELDEDEKRIVKRGRNAKPKTIPKNAKLSDYKYATALEALIGYLYLENNIERLNYILSQTYNIITEECSNAKNNY; encoded by the coding sequence TTGGATATTTTAAAAACATATTTGGAAGAGAGTGAGGACAGGTTGCTCAGTCCTTTAGTATATGCTTATATTGGAGATGCAGTATATGAGTTGTTTGTAAGAAACAAAATAGTAGCTGAAAATCCAGATTTGACCCCTTATCTATACTATCTTAGAACTACCATGTATGTGAAAGCTTCGAGTCAAGCAATGGCTATAAAAAAAATATATGAAGAGCTTGATGAAGATGAAAAAAGAATTGTAAAGAGAGGAAGAAATGCAAAACCAAAAACGATTCCTAAAAATGCTAAATTGAGTGATTATAAATATGCTACAGCCCTTGAAGCTTTAATCGGTTATCTCTATCTAGAAAATAACATTGAGAGATTGAATTATATCCTTTCACAAACGTATAATATAATAACTGAAGAATGCAGCAATGCTAAAAATAATTATTGA
- a CDS encoding aminotransferase class I/II-fold pyridoxal phosphate-dependent enzyme, giving the protein MTKEDQSKTPLFDAVKRHIEKNIIPFHVPGHKYGRGLKEFTDFVGQNVMLMDLNGMEDLDNANNPIGVIYEAEKLFASAFGAQYAYFLVNGTTSGVQTMIMSACEPGDEIILPRNAHKSAFGGIILSGAIPVYVQPEVNEELGITMGVTIENVKKAILKHPHAKAVFVINPTYYGIASDLKSITRTAHKFGMAVLVDEAHGAHMGFHNDFPLTAMEVGADMSAVSTHKTGGSLTQSSVLLLRGHRIQPETVKQVLNLTMTTSSSYILMCSIDVARKQLAMYGEEMLEETLRLARMAREEINKIEGLYAFGKELIGTPGVYDFDETKLGINVRRLGITGYEAERILRDEYNIQVEMSDLYNILAIISLGDTQESVEKLIEALRDMAKKLGVKDVKTPTIVLHSPQVIVSPRDAFYSSKKVVDLDNAVGEISGEMVMAYPPGIPLILPGERITKDLVDYIKLLKEEDCQLQGTADPYVNTIRVLGTAD; this is encoded by the coding sequence GTGACAAAGGAGGACCAGAGCAAAACACCCTTATTTGATGCTGTAAAAAGACATATTGAAAAGAACATAATACCGTTCCACGTTCCAGGGCACAAATATGGAAGAGGTCTTAAAGAGTTTACCGATTTTGTTGGACAAAACGTCATGCTAATGGACTTAAACGGTATGGAAGACTTAGACAACGCAAATAACCCAATAGGAGTCATCTATGAAGCCGAAAAACTTTTTGCAAGCGCGTTTGGTGCCCAGTATGCATATTTTTTGGTAAACGGTACAACATCGGGTGTTCAAACAATGATAATGTCGGCGTGCGAACCTGGAGATGAGATAATACTGCCTCGAAACGCACACAAAAGTGCATTTGGCGGGATAATTCTAAGCGGGGCTATACCTGTGTATGTGCAACCAGAGGTCAATGAAGAGCTTGGGATTACAATGGGTGTTACAATTGAGAATGTAAAAAAGGCAATCCTGAAACACCCTCATGCCAAAGCAGTTTTTGTTATAAACCCCACATATTATGGAATTGCAAGTGATTTGAAGTCCATAACAAGGACAGCGCACAAGTTTGGAATGGCTGTTTTGGTAGATGAAGCGCATGGTGCACATATGGGATTTCATAACGATTTTCCGCTCACTGCAATGGAAGTTGGAGCAGATATGAGCGCAGTTTCAACACACAAAACAGGTGGGTCGCTAACGCAAAGTTCAGTACTTCTTCTTAGAGGGCACAGGATTCAACCAGAAACTGTAAAGCAGGTACTAAATCTTACTATGACAACAAGTTCATCTTACATTTTGATGTGTTCTATAGACGTTGCGAGAAAACAGCTTGCAATGTATGGTGAAGAGATGTTAGAAGAAACTTTGCGACTTGCCAGAATGGCAAGAGAAGAGATTAACAAGATTGAAGGGCTTTATGCATTTGGTAAAGAGTTGATTGGAACACCGGGAGTTTATGATTTTGATGAGACAAAACTTGGGATAAATGTCAGAAGACTTGGTATAACTGGATATGAAGCTGAAAGAATTTTGAGAGATGAATATAACATCCAAGTGGAGATGTCTGACCTTTACAATATACTGGCTATAATCTCTTTGGGAGATACACAGGAGAGTGTGGAAAAGCTAATTGAAGCTCTTCGCGATATGGCTAAAAAACTTGGTGTCAAGGATGTAAAGACACCAACAATAGTTTTGCACTCACCACAGGTGATTGTGTCGCCAAGAGATGCCTTTTACAGCTCTAAAAAGGTTGTTGATCTTGACAATGCAGTTGGTGAAATTTCGGGTGAGATGGTCATGGCGTATCCGCCTGGAATACCACTTATTTTGCCGGGTGAGAGAATTACAAAGGACCTTGTTGATTATATAAAACTTTTGAAAGAAGAGGACTGCCAGCTTCAGGGCACAGCCGACCCTTATGTCAATACAATAAGGGTACTTGGAACAGCTGATTAA
- a CDS encoding MgtC/SapB family protein produces the protein MLQDILKIIFAILAGGIIGIERENVHRPAGFRTHILVCVGSTLVMMTSEYIYDIYYKGHANIDVARLGAQVISGIGFLGAGTIIKDGATVKGLTTAATLWAVACIGLAIGIGYYKGAFLATAAVYLTLILLKKFEVRFVSKGILRTITVEGQNLKSSIQKIDSILTAHSVTIKDIKFMHEETEKVCYKALVLPDTSVNQLITDLYLIEGVSRVTFE, from the coding sequence ATGCTGCAGGATATATTAAAAATCATATTTGCAATCTTAGCAGGTGGAATTATTGGTATTGAACGTGAAAACGTCCACAGACCGGCAGGGTTCAGAACACACATTTTAGTCTGTGTTGGTTCAACACTTGTTATGATGACGTCTGAGTATATCTATGATATTTATTACAAAGGGCATGCAAACATAGATGTTGCAAGGCTTGGCGCTCAGGTCATCTCAGGAATTGGCTTTCTTGGTGCAGGTACAATAATAAAAGATGGCGCAACAGTAAAAGGTTTGACAACTGCAGCAACTCTGTGGGCTGTTGCTTGTATTGGGCTTGCAATTGGAATTGGTTATTATAAGGGTGCATTTTTAGCAACAGCAGCAGTGTATCTTACTTTGATTCTATTGAAAAAATTTGAAGTAAGATTTGTATCAAAAGGAATTTTAAGGACAATTACTGTTGAGGGACAAAACTTGAAAAGTTCTATTCAAAAGATAGACTCAATTTTGACTGCACATTCAGTTACAATTAAAGATATTAAATTTATGCATGAAGAGACTGAAAAGGTTTGTTATAAGGCTTTAGTTTTACCGGATACCAGCGTCAATCAGCTTATAACAGACCTATATCTGATTGAAGGTGTGAGCCGCGTAACTTTTGAGTAA
- a CDS encoding ABC transporter substrate-binding protein, producing the protein MRSSKRLLSILSIVVVISFILGIGIIGNAGSSKLVKPLKPTPEAKKPITLTMYSAETNPNDDGFKSPVAQKIKELTGVTLKIEYAIAQGAGQQKIQLMAASGDYPDLVYAKGDLQLLKNAGGIVQLDSLIEKYGPNIKKAYGKNLKRLRWSPQDPHIYCLGITTDNDATLDVNGGFMVQHRVVIEQNYPKIRTIKDFENVIVNYWKKHPTTDGLPTIPLTLSADDWRTVISVTNPAFQATGAPDDGEFYVDPKTLKVIRHYKRPIEKEYFKWLNHLWNAGILDRETFVQKDDQYKAKIASGRVLALIDAGWAVGEPITALKKAGKYEYTYGYYPVTVNEKIKQCPPDVKVGYTGGWGVAITVKCKDKVRAIKFLDWMCTEDANILRQWGIEGVHHTYINGKRVFTPKYDQMRKTDPTFGKKTGIGPYIYPFPRLPNTYIDSTGNPIAPDTRKEDIRKNYSDVEKKVLSAYKAEIWKDLFPKSNEYPEKTWGYLWMISIDDPNIKTINDKIWNYTLSTIPKVVMAKEKDFDKVWNEFLDGFEKLGNSKVEEYYTKRIKQNIELWTK; encoded by the coding sequence ATGAGGAGTTCAAAAAGGTTACTTTCGATTTTATCAATTGTAGTGGTTATAAGTTTTATATTAGGAATTGGCATTATTGGAAATGCTGGAAGTTCAAAGCTTGTGAAGCCACTCAAACCAACACCCGAAGCAAAAAAGCCAATTACTCTCACTATGTACAGTGCTGAAACAAACCCAAATGACGATGGATTTAAGTCACCAGTTGCACAAAAGATAAAAGAACTTACAGGTGTTACATTAAAGATTGAGTATGCCATAGCTCAAGGTGCTGGTCAACAAAAAATTCAGCTAATGGCTGCAAGTGGTGATTATCCAGACCTTGTGTATGCAAAAGGAGACTTACAACTTCTTAAAAATGCTGGTGGTATTGTACAGTTAGATAGTTTAATAGAAAAGTATGGTCCCAACATTAAAAAAGCATATGGAAAAAATCTCAAGAGGCTTAGATGGAGTCCTCAGGATCCGCATATATACTGTTTGGGGATAACAACAGATAATGATGCAACACTTGATGTAAATGGTGGATTTATGGTTCAGCACAGAGTAGTAATAGAACAAAATTATCCCAAGATTAGAACAATAAAAGATTTTGAAAATGTAATAGTAAATTACTGGAAAAAACATCCTACAACAGACGGACTTCCAACCATTCCTTTGACACTTAGTGCTGACGATTGGCGAACGGTTATTTCTGTTACAAATCCAGCTTTTCAGGCAACAGGTGCACCTGACGATGGAGAGTTTTATGTTGACCCAAAAACTTTGAAAGTGATAAGACATTATAAACGTCCAATTGAAAAAGAATATTTCAAATGGTTAAATCACTTATGGAACGCAGGAATTCTTGATAGAGAGACATTTGTCCAGAAAGACGACCAGTATAAAGCTAAAATAGCATCTGGAAGAGTTCTTGCTTTAATTGACGCAGGTTGGGCAGTGGGTGAACCAATCACTGCTCTCAAAAAAGCAGGCAAATACGAATACACATACGGCTATTATCCTGTTACAGTTAATGAAAAGATAAAACAATGTCCGCCTGATGTAAAAGTTGGATACACAGGTGGCTGGGGTGTTGCTATAACAGTAAAGTGCAAAGATAAGGTGAGAGCAATTAAGTTCCTTGACTGGATGTGCACCGAAGATGCTAATATCTTAAGACAATGGGGTATTGAAGGTGTTCATCACACATATATAAATGGTAAGAGAGTATTTACACCAAAATATGACCAGATGAGAAAAACTGATCCTACATTTGGAAAAAAGACTGGGATAGGTCCTTACATTTACCCGTTCCCGAGACTGCCTAATACGTATATTGATTCAACAGGAAATCCAATTGCACCTGACACGAGAAAAGAAGATATAAGAAAGAACTATAGCGATGTTGAGAAGAAAGTATTGTCTGCATATAAAGCAGAGATTTGGAAAGACTTATTCCCAAAATCAAATGAGTATCCAGAAAAAACATGGGGTTATCTCTGGATGATTTCAATTGATGATCCTAATATCAAAACAATTAACGATAAAATCTGGAATTATACACTTTCGACCATTCCAAAAGTTGTAATGGCAAAAGAAAAAGACTTTGATAAGGTATGGAACGAATTTTTGGATGGTTTTGAGAAGCTTGGAAACAGCAAGGTTGAAGAATATTATACAAAAAGAATCAAGCAAAACATTGAATTGTGGACAAAATAA